CGTGAAGATTGGCAAGTTCCTCCCTTAGTTCGAGCAGTCGTAGTCGAAGAGTCACGCAGATTGCCCTCGCCGACGACTCAGACTTGCGGCGTGTAATAGCTGCCATTCGGGTTCTGATCGATATGGAAGGCGAGAATCAGAAGCGGGAGCACGCGGAGTTGCGGAAACCGCCTTACATGCGCAACTCGTCACCGAGAGTTTGGCCACTCTCATGAGGTGGCTGCGTTGGAATCTCCACGCGCCGATTTGAAGGGCAGGGGGGGGCGCTAGGCAGTCGACCTAGAGGTCGCTCGTCGTCGAGCCCATCCGTAGCGGCCGGTTTTAGGGCATTTTTCGCGACGCGGTTTGGCCGCAGACCGCGACTGGCCGGGTAGTGCTGCTTGTTTCAACCTCCACCCAGTCATTTCTCGCCAAGCTCTGCAGTAACTCACGGGTGCTCTTGGTTTTGGAGAGACACATGGCTGCGGGCGGTTAGAGGCAATCCATGTAGAGGAAATCACTACGGCGGTCCGCAATTTAGGACTTAACCGGCCTCCGCAACCTTGAGAAGGCTGGGCACGAATAGCTCACGTTTGACAGCTTCATCGGTTCAGAACTGTGGGCTGCCACGCCTTATTGCCGTTGCAGGCAGCTATCTTGACGGAGGTAGGCCGCAAGGGGCGCAATCGTGTGGCGTCGTGGGCATGCGTCGACTACGATCCAGTTACGACCTCCGACGAGGCTCTGTTCGCTTCGCACTTCTCCTCAATACGTTCGCCACTACTAGTCCTCGATGTGCAACATATTCAATTTGAGGAGGGATCCCGTAAATCGAGCCGCTGCCGCCACACGGCTCCACCGATTGTCTGGGTTTAGCTGCAAGATTTCAGCGGCATCGACCTGGACTGAGGGCGGGTTTCCTCAATGCCGATGACATCGCCCGAAGCCTCGGTGAGCGCGTCCACGAACGTGAGCCCTCCCGCGAATGAAGCGCCGCCGCTGCGTAGCATTCACACCGACAACTTTCCAGCTATCTTGCAGGAACTAGACGCTTCACTACTCGTTACCACTTACCAAGCCGGCAAGCTGGTAATGCTCCGTCCGCACGGCGGACAACTCAACACGCACTTCCGCAGCTTCAGCAAACCAATGGGCCTCGCTGCTGAGGGTGATCGGCTCGCCATCGGCACGAGCGTGGAGATTTGGGAATATCACAACGCGCCGGCCGTGGCTCGGCAATTGGAGCCTACCGAGACACACGACGCCTGCTTCCTGCCGCGCTCGTCGGTCTGCACCGGCGACATTCAAATCCACGAGATGGCCTGGGGCCACGCCCGCGACGGGGAATTGGGAACTGGGACGGAGCGCGACCCTGAATTGTGGTTTGTGAACACGCGTTTCTCTTGCCTGTGCACGCGGAGCAGGGATCACAGCTTTGTGCCACGCTGGAAGCCTCCGTTTATTTCGGCGCTCGCGCCTGAAGATCGCTGCCATCTGAACGGACTCTGCGTCGCGGAAGGTCGTCCCACGTTCGTCACGGCGCTCGGCGCGACCGATACGCCCGCCGGCTGGCGAGTAGACAAAAAGAGCGGCGGCGTCGTGCTCGAGGTTTCGTCAGGAGAAACGATCGCCTCGGGCCTGTCGATGCCGCACTCGCCGCGCTGGTACGACGGCCGCCTGTGGGTGCTTGAATCGGGGCGCGGCAGCATCGGTTGGATCGATCCTGCTACAGGCCAATACGAGCCGCTTGCCGAGTTGCCCGGATTTACGCGTGGACTCGACTTCTGCGGGCCGCTGGCTTTCATCGGCTTATCGCAGGTGCGGGAAAGTGCCGTCTTCAGCGGCATTCCAATCGCCGAACGGCCATTAGAAGAACGCTGCTGCGGCGTCTGGGTGGTGAACATCCACACGGGGCAAACGATCGCCCGCGTGAAATTTGAAGATGCAGTCCAAGAAATTTTCGCTGTGAGCGTGTTGCCAGGCGTGCGGCGACCCGACGTGATCAACGACGAGCCGAGCCTAATCGCCGATTCGTTTGTCGTGCCAGATGAGGCGTTAGACCAGGTGCCCGGTCCGCTGCGCCATGCGGCCAGACAGAACTAAGACACTTTCATTACCGCAGAGACGCTTCAATGAATTTTCAGCAACGGATGCGCGAATTGTTCGGTTCTTCCACGAAAGCGACGCGCACTGCGCGCCGCGGCAAGGGGCGTCGCCGTGCGGAATTTGGATACAAGCCTGGAGTGATGCAGCTCGAAGACCGGCGGATGCTCGCCAACTTCGTGGTGACCAGCGTCGCTGACAGCGGACCTGGTACCCTCCGCGATGCGATCACGGCGAGCGTTAACAACGGTGCTGGCGCTGACCTCATTCAGTTCTCGACCGAGATCGACGGCGGGACGATCAATCTAACGAGCTTCGTTAATAATGTTTCGGCCGGCTCGACGATGGCCGGTGCGTCGGCCTTCTTCATCAGCGGCAGCACGTCGCTGGTGATCGACGGATTTACGGGGTTGAGCCAGGGAATCACGATCGCGCGGAACAGCGCCAGCGCGTTCCGGGTGTTCGACGTCGCGGCCGGCAGCAGCCTGACGTTGCAAAGCCTGACGCTCAGCAACGGGCTCGCTCAGGGGTTCGCCGGCGGCGGCGCCTACTACGGCGGCGCCGGTGGCGGCAGCGCCGGCTTGGGGGGCGCGATCTTCAACCAGGGCTCGCTGACGATCCTCAACAGCACGCTCTCCGGCAACACAGCTCAGGGGGGCGCCGGCGGAACGTCATTGAGCGGAGCGGTCAGGTACGGCGGCGGCGGGGGCGCTGGGCTGGGGGGCCCCGGCGCAGCGGTGTCCACGCAGAGATACGGCGGGGGGGGCGGCGGACCGAACGGCGGCTCGGGCGGTACGCTGACTACCGGGCAACCCGCTGGCACCGGCGGCTTCGGCGGCGGCGGCGGCGGTGGCGGCGGCACGGGCACTGGCACGACTTACTCCAACTATTACGACGGGGCGCGTGGCGGATTCGGCGGCGGTGGCGGCGGCGCCGGGAGGCTCCGCGGCCGAGGTGGAGTCGGCGGCTTCGGTGGCGGCGGCGGCGCTTCGCCAGCCCAGAATAACCCAATCGCTGGCGGCTACGGCGCCGGCAACGGCGGCCGAAAGGGGCTTGCCGGCGGCGGCGCCGGCATGGGCGGCGCGATCTTCAATAATGAAGGAGGCGTAGTCACGATCACCAACAGCACGATCACCGGCAACGCGGCTACCGGAGGTAACCGCGGGACCAGCGGGTCGCAAGCCTATGGCGCCACAGCCGGTACTGGCCTGGGCGGCGGATTGTTCAACCGCAACGGTACGGTCACGATCACCAACAGCACCTTCTCCTCCAACACGGTGACGAACGGCGACGGCGGCAGCGGCAACGGCCGCGCGGTCTTCAACATCAGCGATGGCGCCGGCAAGACTGGCACGGCCAACATCACCAACACCATCTTGGGCCAGGCGGGAGCGACGGCGGTCGCAGACTTCGACAGCGCCAACAACGGCGGCAACGCCCCAATCAACGCGGGCTCCAATAACCTAATGAGCAACCGCGGCTCGTTCCCCGTCGGCGGCGTTATCGTCGCCACGTACCCGCTGCTCGGCCCGCTGCAGAATAACGGCGGCGTGACCAAGACGATGGCGCCGCTAGGTGGCAGCCCCGTGCTCGACGCAGGCATTCAGGCGGGGGCACCGGCGGCAGATCAACGAGGCCAGCGTCGCGACTCAACGCCTGATATCGGATCTGTAGAGATCAAATTTGTGGGCAACATGGTGGTCAATGTCGCTGCCGACGACATCGTCGCTGATAGCTTTTTATCGCTACGCGAGGCAATTAACTTAGCGACTGGCGTGACCGGCTACGGCGCTCTGTCGGCGGCCGAGAAGGCGCTGGTTACGCGCACCGCGGGCGAGGTTAATACCATCACCTTCGCCAGCAGCGTCGATGGCCAGACCATAGCCCTGTCGAAGTTCGTCAATGACACAGCGGCTGGCTCCACGATGGCCGGACCTTCGGCCTTCTTCATCTACGAAACGTCCCTGGTGATTGATGGGCAAACTGGATTGAGCCAGGGAATTGCCATCGCACGCGACACCAACCCCGCGAGTTATGTAGGCGGGCAAGTGCCGAGCTTCCGACTGTTTGACGTCGACGCCGGCAGCAACCTGACCCTGGAAAGCTTGACTCTCAGCAGCGGTAGAGCCCAGGGATTCGCCGGCGGCAACGGCTTTCTCGGCGGCGGTGGGGGCGGCAGCGCCGGACTGGGGGGCGCTATCTTCAACCGAGGTTCATTGAAGCTCCAAAACAGCACGCTCACGGGCAACGTCGCTCAGGGGGGCGCGGGCGGTGCGAATGACGACAACTCGAGTGGCGAGGGTGGGGCTGGCGGGGCTGGCTTGGGTTCCAAAGGGTCAAACGCAACATCGAACAACGGCGCCATCGGCGGCGGGCCTAATGGCGGAGCCGCAGGCAGCAGCTACGGCGGCGTCGGGGGCTTTGGCGGTGGAGGCGGCGGTGGAGCGAGCGATGGCAGTAGTTCCGGCGGCAAGTCTGGCGGCTACGGCGGCTTTGGCGGCGGTGGTGGCGGCGGCGGCGGCGCAAGCGTCTTCCCTGGCACCGGCGGGGTTGGGGGCTTTGGCGGCGGCGGCGGCGGCACAGGCAGCAGGGCGTCTGCAGGCGCCGGCGGTTTCGGCGGCGGGGCGGGCAACAACTCGTACGCCGGCGGCGGCGGGGCTGGCATGGGGGGAGCTGTCTTCAATGAAGCAGGCGTCGTCGTCATCACCAACAGCACGCTTAACGGGAACGCCGCCATCGGCGGCGGCGGAGGTGGAGAGGCTGGCGCAGGGCTGGGCGGGGCGCTGTTCAATCGCAACGGCACGCTTACCGTCGCTAGTAGCACCATCTCTGGAAACACGGCCGCGCAGGGTGGCCGCGGGATCTTTAATCTTGGCGACTACATCGGTTCCACCACCGAGTCGACGACCGCCACCGCC
This sequence is a window from Lacipirellula parvula. Protein-coding genes within it:
- a CDS encoding TIGR03032 family protein encodes the protein MPMTSPEASVSASTNVSPPANEAPPLRSIHTDNFPAILQELDASLLVTTYQAGKLVMLRPHGGQLNTHFRSFSKPMGLAAEGDRLAIGTSVEIWEYHNAPAVARQLEPTETHDACFLPRSSVCTGDIQIHEMAWGHARDGELGTGTERDPELWFVNTRFSCLCTRSRDHSFVPRWKPPFISALAPEDRCHLNGLCVAEGRPTFVTALGATDTPAGWRVDKKSGGVVLEVSSGETIASGLSMPHSPRWYDGRLWVLESGRGSIGWIDPATGQYEPLAELPGFTRGLDFCGPLAFIGLSQVRESAVFSGIPIAERPLEERCCGVWVVNIHTGQTIARVKFEDAVQEIFAVSVLPGVRRPDVINDEPSLIADSFVVPDEALDQVPGPLRHAARQN
- a CDS encoding choice-of-anchor Q domain-containing protein, whose protein sequence is MNFQQRMRELFGSSTKATRTARRGKGRRRAEFGYKPGVMQLEDRRMLANFVVTSVADSGPGTLRDAITASVNNGAGADLIQFSTEIDGGTINLTSFVNNVSAGSTMAGASAFFISGSTSLVIDGFTGLSQGITIARNSASAFRVFDVAAGSSLTLQSLTLSNGLAQGFAGGGAYYGGAGGGSAGLGGAIFNQGSLTILNSTLSGNTAQGGAGGTSLSGAVRYGGGGGAGLGGPGAAVSTQRYGGGGGGPNGGSGGTLTTGQPAGTGGFGGGGGGGGGTGTGTTYSNYYDGARGGFGGGGGGAGRLRGRGGVGGFGGGGGASPAQNNPIAGGYGAGNGGRKGLAGGGAGMGGAIFNNEGGVVTITNSTITGNAATGGNRGTSGSQAYGATAGTGLGGGLFNRNGTVTITNSTFSSNTVTNGDGGSGNGRAVFNISDGAGKTGTANITNTILGQAGATAVADFDSANNGGNAPINAGSNNLMSNRGSFPVGGVIVATYPLLGPLQNNGGVTKTMAPLGGSPVLDAGIQAGAPAADQRGQRRDSTPDIGSVEIKFVGNMVVNVAADDIVADSFLSLREAINLATGVTGYGALSAAEKALVTRTAGEVNTITFASSVDGQTIALSKFVNDTAAGSTMAGPSAFFIYETSLVIDGQTGLSQGIAIARDTNPASYVGGQVPSFRLFDVDAGSNLTLESLTLSSGRAQGFAGGNGFLGGGGGGSAGLGGAIFNRGSLKLQNSTLTGNVAQGGAGGANDDNSSGEGGAGGAGLGSKGSNATSNNGAIGGGPNGGAAGSSYGGVGGFGGGGGGGASDGSSSGGKSGGYGGFGGGGGGGGGASVFPGTGGVGGFGGGGGGTGSRASAGAGGFGGGAGNNSYAGGGGAGMGGAVFNEAGVVVITNSTLNGNAAIGGGGGGEAGAGLGGALFNRNGTLTVASSTISGNTAAQGGRGIFNLGDYIGSTTESTTATAIVTNTIIGQGADVAVEDFTGTTNVGGTNSTSGSNNLIRSSSGFAGGIVSTADPKLGVLADYGGLTWTMELLPGSPAINAGTPAYSPPPNVDQRGVSFTRVIGGRIDIGAFEVQPIAPASADFDGDGSIDGRDFLAWQRGFGIVAPNAVKANGDADNDRDVDAADLAVWKSQFGAPPTVVAVSVSAQAGAASEIFTDASSTFEAFPTYSEPARIAALDAVIVPGKASHAASLNSQLVDAAMAERSDVSPLTSQRDEWSAQLRHRKHHGSVLNPVLRTRVAAPITAFPMLRTATLPWEAGSLDEVWSEQCDLEQLAVDADQSELDAISAIIFGEES